One Gloeothece verrucosa PCC 7822 DNA window includes the following coding sequences:
- a CDS encoding DUF6887 family protein, producing the protein MKPDYEVMTRKELKEHLLTHRTDDEAWSFFFEKLSKLDANQGYPPDLSDQEMERIFREKLNQ; encoded by the coding sequence ATGAAACCCGATTATGAAGTCATGACAAGAAAAGAACTCAAAGAACATTTACTCACTCATCGAACCGATGATGAAGCTTGGTCATTTTTCTTTGAAAAATTGAGTAAATTAGATGCTAACCAAGGATATCCGCCTGATTTATCCGATCAAGAAATGGAAAGGATTTTTAGAGAGAAACTTAATCAATAA
- a CDS encoding class I SAM-dependent methyltransferase, whose protein sequence is MIETIIREQYNQMAQIYDQRWKNYISKTLSFLKNWAEISSDQVVLDLGCGTGEFERLLLTENPEQKIIGIDISEEMLVKAKYKCQGYPNVSFQQASVSSLPFNTHTFDVIVSASAFHYFEHPETAIQEIKRVLKPDGKVVILDWCKDYLLMQFLDFGLKFVDPAYKKCYTENEFHYLLTSGQFNIKRSTKFNIDLWWQMMIVAATPEN, encoded by the coding sequence ATGATTGAAACAATAATTCGTGAACAATATAATCAGATGGCGCAGATATATGACCAACGCTGGAAGAATTATATTAGTAAAACCTTAAGTTTTCTCAAAAATTGGGCCGAGATTTCGTCAGATCAAGTTGTCCTTGACCTTGGCTGTGGTACAGGAGAGTTTGAGCGATTATTATTAACTGAAAATCCCGAGCAAAAAATTATTGGCATAGATATTTCTGAAGAAATGCTCGTTAAAGCTAAATACAAATGTCAGGGTTATCCTAATGTTTCATTTCAGCAAGCGAGTGTATCCAGTTTACCTTTTAATACTCATACCTTTGATGTTATTGTATCGGCTAGTGCTTTTCATTATTTTGAGCATCCTGAAACTGCAATTCAAGAAATAAAACGAGTTTTAAAACCCGACGGTAAGGTGGTTATTTTAGATTGGTGTAAAGATTATTTATTGATGCAATTTCTAGATTTTGGGTTAAAATTTGTTGACCCTGCTTACAAAAAATGTTATACTGAAAATGAGTTTCATTATTTACTTACATCTGGGCAATTTAATATTAAGCGTTCTACTAAATTTAATATTGATCTATGGTGGCAAATGATGATAGTTGCGGCTACCCCAGAAAATTAG